One window from the genome of Dehalobacter sp. encodes:
- a CDS encoding NUDIX hydrolase — translation MSKVNLTNKQGLNEEQFLSSYDVSQYERPSLSVDMLVFTIRDEEKSNYRKLPEKALQILLIRRADHPYIGQWALPGGFVKADEDLEEAVRRELKGETGVDNIYMEQLYTWGEVNRDPRTRVVSVSYMSLVDSSKLELQASDDAAEVRWFTVHCKLFQEKKSHSERGYILEQWFELTLNHEDENLTAIVKIIKRVEGRVSKIERSVVESQGIAFDHAKIIHYGIERLRNKIEYTDIAFNLMPELFTLTELQQVYEIILDSEMLKANFRRKIAGQVLETNQYTKDAGHRPSKLFRFNPERV, via the coding sequence ATGAGCAAAGTTAATTTGACCAACAAGCAGGGGTTGAATGAAGAGCAGTTTTTGTCCAGCTATGATGTAAGCCAGTACGAGCGCCCTTCCTTAAGCGTCGATATGCTGGTGTTCACCATACGGGACGAAGAAAAGTCCAATTACCGCAAGCTGCCTGAAAAGGCCCTGCAGATTTTGCTGATTAGAAGGGCAGACCACCCCTACATAGGTCAATGGGCGCTTCCGGGAGGCTTTGTGAAAGCGGACGAAGACCTGGAGGAAGCTGTGCGGCGCGAGTTGAAAGGAGAAACCGGCGTTGACAATATTTACATGGAGCAGCTCTATACCTGGGGAGAAGTGAACAGAGATCCGCGCACCCGGGTGGTCAGTGTTTCATATATGTCCCTGGTGGACAGCTCCAAGCTGGAACTTCAGGCCAGCGATGATGCTGCTGAAGTCAGGTGGTTTACCGTACATTGCAAGCTGTTCCAGGAGAAAAAGAGCCATAGCGAACGGGGATATATTCTGGAACAATGGTTCGAGCTCACTCTTAACCACGAAGATGAAAACCTGACTGCTATTGTGAAGATCATAAAGAGGGTGGAAGGAAGAGTTTCAAAAATAGAAAGATCGGTAGTGGAGTCTCAGGGCATTGCCTTTGACCACGCCAAAATAATTCATTATGGTATTGAACGGCTGCGCAACAAGATTGAGTACACTGACATTGCCTTTAACCTGATGCCCGAGTTGTTTACGCTAACCGAACTGCAGCAGGTTTATGAGATCATCCTGGACAGTGAAATGTTGAAAGCCAATTTCCGGAGGAAGATCGCCGGTCAGGTGCTGGAAACCAACCAGTATACCAAGGACGCGGGCCACCGGCCCTCCAAGTTGTTCCGCTTTAATCCCGAACGAGTCTAA
- a CDS encoding SPFH domain-containing protein: MLGLRFIKFQPAEYVLKYRNGRIVKEGAGLSFYYYAPATSLVVVPVGSVDAPFIFEELTSDFQTVIVQGQVTFRIVDYKKIAGLLNYTLNATGKGYVSEDPQKLPQRIINIVKVLGKKNLESLPLVAAVKSSEMLAHNVLAELKENEETQLLGIEILGLSILAVQPNKETARALEAEVREQILKKADDALYERRNASIEQERRIKENEFNTEIAVENKKRQVRETQLEAERAVQIKQNQLKEEQMASDISLEEKKKDLIEIAVENSKAEADAKAYELSAVMKALEEIKPQVIQSLASMGMNPGQLIAMAFQGLAEKAEKIGQLNITPDLMQEIMKGSYAYEQA, encoded by the coding sequence ATGTTGGGTTTGCGTTTTATCAAGTTTCAACCGGCCGAATATGTGTTGAAGTACCGGAATGGCAGGATTGTTAAGGAAGGAGCCGGACTGTCTTTTTACTACTATGCGCCGGCTACCTCACTGGTCGTGGTCCCTGTCGGCAGCGTTGACGCGCCCTTTATCTTCGAGGAGTTGACATCGGATTTTCAGACGGTGATAGTTCAGGGGCAAGTGACTTTCAGGATTGTGGATTATAAAAAGATAGCCGGGCTGCTCAACTATACCCTGAATGCCACGGGAAAAGGCTATGTATCCGAAGATCCCCAAAAACTTCCCCAAAGAATTATCAATATCGTTAAGGTTTTAGGCAAGAAAAACCTGGAAAGCCTGCCTCTGGTGGCAGCGGTAAAATCCAGTGAAATGCTTGCCCACAACGTTCTGGCCGAGTTGAAAGAAAATGAGGAGACTCAATTGCTGGGGATCGAAATCCTGGGGCTGTCCATCCTGGCGGTCCAACCCAACAAGGAAACCGCCCGGGCGTTAGAGGCCGAGGTCCGGGAGCAGATTCTCAAGAAGGCGGATGATGCCTTGTATGAAAGGCGCAATGCTTCTATTGAACAGGAAAGACGGATCAAGGAAAACGAGTTTAATACTGAAATAGCCGTGGAAAACAAGAAAAGACAGGTACGGGAGACCCAGTTGGAGGCGGAAAGGGCCGTACAGATAAAGCAGAACCAGCTAAAAGAAGAGCAGATGGCTTCTGATATCTCCCTGGAGGAAAAGAAGAAAGACCTGATCGAAATTGCGGTGGAAAACAGCAAAGCGGAAGCCGATGCCAAAGCCTATGAACTTTCAGCGGTGATGAAAGCTCTGGAAGAGATTAAGCCCCAGGTGATACAATCCCTGGCCAGCATGGGCATGAATCCCGGACAGTTGATAGCCATGGCTTTCCAGGGGTTGGCGGAAAAAGCTGAAAAAATCGGGCAGCTGAATATTACCCCCGATCTGATGCAGGAAATTATGAAAGGCTCATACGCTTATGAACAGGCTTAG